One segment of Erigeron canadensis isolate Cc75 chromosome 2, C_canadensis_v1, whole genome shotgun sequence DNA contains the following:
- the LOC122586489 gene encoding dehydration-responsive element-binding protein 1E-like has translation MDSFVESKYIIHSLSPIDHHETTTTSSLSTSDYSSEPEVLMLASENPKKPAGRKKFKVTRHPVYRGVRSRNNGKWVCEVRHPDTQSRVWLGTHPNAEMAARAHDVAVLAMRGPSACLNFRDSVYRLPVPESSKIKDIQKAAAKAAEAFRYTEVVVVIEQRRPEISNNNNYNYMDEEEVFGMPGFFASMAEALMVPPLIDQTVGYTSSSFVDNNMDIFVDMSLWNV, from the coding sequence ATGGATTCATTTGTCGAATCTAAATATATCATTCATTCACTTTCACCCATTGATCATCATGAAACAACTACAACCTCATCTCTAAGTACTTCTGATTACTCTTCTGAACCAGAAGTGCTAATGTTGGCTTCAGAAAACCCGAAAAAACCGGCGGGGAGGAAGAAGTTTAAGGTGACCCGACACCCGGTTTACCGAGGAGTAAGAAGTAGAAACAACGGTAAATGGGTTTGTGAAGTGAGACATCCAGACACACAGTCTAGGGTATGGCTAGGGACACATCCAAATGCTGAAATGGCAGCTAGAGCACATGACGTGGCAGTTTTAGCCATGCGGGGTCCATCCGCGTGTCTCAATTTCCGGGACTCGGTATACAGGTTACCTGTCCCGGAATCAAGCAAGATAAAAGATATACAAAAAGCCGCGGCAAAGGCCGCGGAGGCGTTTAGATATACCGAGGTAGTGGTGGTGATTGAGCAACGGAGGCCGGagataagtaataataataattataattatatggaTGAAGAAGAGGTGTTTGGGATGCCAGGGTTTTTTGCCAGCATGGCGGAGGCACTCATGGTACCACCACTAATTGATCAGACGGTGGGGTATACTTCTTCTAGTTTTGTCGATAATAATATGGATATTTTCGTCGACATGTCTTTATGGAATgtgtag